In Acropora palmata chromosome 7, jaAcrPala1.3, whole genome shotgun sequence, one genomic interval encodes:
- the LOC141886441 gene encoding muscarinic acetylcholine receptor M4-like yields the protein MFNNSASLGLGSRVRISEGFGLTLVLFVSLVLNLSVCFIIWTTKPLLAKPSNILVGNLCIANLLLTACGIPLSLVTIIKDQHDAYSHSILCQGNGFISVMSSFAIVMTLCCICFDRYIAVTRPTRYKVIVTIKRSKFALVVVWCQGLLHASFPLLGWSKYVYHKETLHCSPKWSHNCSIYLYLAVIGFGLPVLSMVFTYIRIVSVMRKHTRKVLTVPEKGFHREKKVSTSELISMTPRQSIDQNSSVHAKQELQEKLPSSTQNPNRSEGVEVLSSSMMKICSIESCSREPTNEEVEKCITTSKLTPGNPIINSRSSRRQFQSFSPRNILRTYFPRKQCRQNMQPLSKEWKVAKTGVILLVSFIVLWLPYMVVHSCSARFKAPQVVFRLSMWLVFMNGVINPLTYAFGNSRVQMKCQQWFSTVVVLFWKCRRKEQDNRNLETSDG from the exons ATGTTCAACAACTCAGCGTCTTTAGGCCTTGGTTCGAGAGTTCGCATTTCGGAAGGCTTCGGATTAACGTTGGTTCTCTTCGTTTCTTTGGTGCTAAACCTTTCCGTTTGTTTCATCATTTGGACGACAAAGCCATTACTAGCTAAACCTTCGAACATCTTGGTTGGAAACCTCTGCATTGCTAATCTGCTACTGACAGCTTGTGGGATTCCATTAAGTCTTGTAACCATTATCAAGGATCAACATGATGCTTACTCTCATTCGATTCTCTGCCAG GGCAATGGATTCATTAGCGTCATGTCAAGTTTCGCAATTGTTATGACGTTATGTTGTATTTGCTTTGATCGGTATATAGCAGTTACCAGACCCACTCGTTACAAAGTGATTGTGACGATTAAACGCTCGAAATTTGCATTGGTGGTGGTCTGGTGCCAAGGATTGTTGCACGCGTCGTTTCCACTGCTGGGTTGGTCTAAGTATGTGTACCACAAAGAAACGCTCCATTGCTCACCAAAATGGAGTCATAACTgttctatttatttatatttagcTGTTATAGGATTTGGCCTTCCCGTACTATCAATGGTTTTTACTTATATTCGTATAGTATCAGTTATGCGCAAACACACTCGTAAAGTTCTAACTGTGCCAGAAAAGGGATTTCATCGGGAGAAAAAAGTCAGCACTTCCGAACTGATATCGATGACACCTCGCCAAAGCATCGATCAAAATTCCAGTGTTCATGCGAAACAGGAATTACAAGAGAAGTTGCCGAGTTCCACGCAAAATCCCAATCGCTCGGAGGGGGTAGAAGTTTTATCGAGCTCTATGATGAAAATTTGCTCAATTGAAAGCTGCTCTCGTGAACCGACAAACGAGGAGGTGGAAAAATGTATTACTACTTCTAAACTTACACCAGGGAATCCCATTATCAACTCTAGAAGTTCGCGACGACAATTTCAGAGTTTCTCACCGAGAAACATTCTCAGAACATATTTTCCCAGAAAGCAGTGCCGTCAAAATATGCAACCGCTGAGCAAGGAATGGAAAGTGGCCAAGACAGGTGTGATCTTATTGGTCAGTTTCATCGTTCTGTGGTTACCTTATATGGTGGTTCACTCGTGTTCAGCAAGATTCAAAGCCCCACAAGTTGTGTTTCGTCTTTCGATGTGGCTGGTGTTCATGAATGGAGTTATAAACCCTTTAACTTATGCCTTCGGGAATTCGAGAGTTCAGATGAAGTGTCAGCAATGGTTTTCCACGGTTGTTGTCTTGTTCTGGAAATGTCGACGAAAAGAGCAGGATAATCGAAATCTTGAAACATCAGATGGCTAG
- the LOC141886444 gene encoding zinc finger protein 330 homolog isoform X2 produces MPKKKTGARKKSDRQRERLRGIREARDRPITEYFCNVTMECDKCKRRQKNRAFCYFCASMQKLPICGSCGKTKCMAKTGDCVVKHGTTFTTGFGMVGAICDFCEAFVCHSKKCLTTHACECALRGGECIECERGVWEHGGRLFVCSYCQSFLCEDDQFEHQAKCQILESETFKCGSCNKLGQYSCLKCKACYCDDHVKRKGIKYTRGQPIPCPKCGSNTKETKELSMSTRNYSYARRRNEVWDDEYDYDDYGASGFSYGTSGFSYGTSGFSYGTSGYAQGTSHYSNDAGKDDNDSVDEDADEDSEVDDDEEEEKDLDDELWQLKVEDD; encoded by the exons ATGCCTAAGAAAAAGACTGGAGCACGAAAGAAATCAGACAGGCAGAGGGAAAGACTAAGAGGAATAAGAGAAGCTCGGGATCGGCCAATTACTGAGTATTTCTGCAATGTGACAATG gaatGTGATAAGTGTAAAAG ACGACAAAAAAACCGAGCCTTTTGTTACTTCTGTGCATCAATGCAGAAGTTACCAATATGTGGGAGTTGTG gcaaaacaaaatgtatgGCTAAGACAGGGGACTGTGTTGTAAAACATGGAACAACTTTTACAACTGGATTTGGAATGGTG GGAGCTATTTGTGACTTTTGTGAGGCTTTTGTCTGTCACAGCAAGAAGTGTCTGACGACACATGCATGTGAATGTGCACTGAGGGGTGGTGAATGTATTGAGTGTGAAAGAGGGGTCTGGGAACATG GTGGtcggttgtttgtttgttcgtaTTGCCAGTCATTTTTATGTGAAGATGACCAATTTGAACATCAGGCCAAATGCCAAATATTGGAGTCTGAAACattcaaat GTGGTTCCTGTAACAAGCTTGGCCAATATTCCTGCCTCAAATGCAAG GCATGTTATTGTGATGACCATGTGAAAAGGAAAGGGATCAAATACACAAGAGGCCAACCCATTCCTTGCCCAAAGTGTGGGAGCAACACAAAGGAAACCAAGGAACTTAGCATGTCAA CGAGGAATTACTCCTACGCTCGGCGTAGAAACGAAGTCTGGGATGATGAATATGATTACGATGATTACGGAGCAAGTGGATTCAGCTACGGGACGAGTGGGTTCAGCTACGGGACAAGTGGGTTCAGTTACGGGACGAGTGGTTACGCTCAAGGGACATCGCATTACAGTAATGACGCAGGGAAGGATGATAATGACAGTGTGGACGAAGATGCAGATGAAGACAGCGAAGTGGACGATGACGAGGAGGAGGAAAAAGATCTCGATGATGAATTATGGCAACTCAAAGTGGAAGATGACTAG
- the LOC141886445 gene encoding uncharacterized protein LOC141886445, with protein sequence MADSVIPVVDFEIMGLNAEKNPPKDEESLRKLAEDIYTAFSTIGFVYLKNHGISDTEISDVRKAGDEFFTLPADVKRKYTRASDGSNFGWVSLERESLNPSRPGDLKEAFNVCELHDETRKWPDQEAPEFKLGVTTFFKRCTNLANRILDVIGIGLDLKDPRWLSQVHGGIGNLDNATALRLLYYPPLPEKSDVKPGQVRCGEHSDYGSITLLFQDDVGGLEVLPVSGRYTPAKPIPGTVLVNIGDLMQRWTADKLVSTKHRVLIPKEELKQRIVRRSLAFFVHPDDKVMIECLDGSNKYPPITSMGYLQQRFAATY encoded by the exons ATGGCGGATTCTGTAATCCCAGTTgtagattttgaaattatgggtttaaatgcagaaaaaaaccCTCCTAAAGACGAAGAATCTTTGAGAAAACTAGCAGAAGATATCTACACAGCATTTAGTACAATTGGCTTTGTGTATTTAAAGAATCACGGAATTTCTGATACAGAG ATTTCAGACGTTCGTAAAGCTGGTGATGAATTTTTCACCCTTCCAGCGGATGTAAAAAGGAAATACACCAGAGCCAGCGATGGAAGTAACTTTGGCTGGGTTTCACTTGAGAGAGAAAG CTTGAATCCTTCTAGACCTGGAGATTTGAAGGAAGCATTCAATGTTTGTGAGCTTCATGATGAAACAAGG AAATGGCCGGATCAAGAGGCTCCAGAATTTAAGCTTGGGGTCACTACATTTTTCAAGAGATGTACAAATCTGGCAAATAGAATTCTTGATGTGATTGGAATTGGACTTGACCTCAAG GACCCAAGGTGGCTCAGTCAAGTGCACGGTGGTATTGGAAACCTGGATAATGCCACTGCTTTGCGACTGTTGTATTACCCACCACTCCCAGAAAAGTCTGATGTCAAACCAGGTCAGGTGCGGTGTGGTGAGCATAGTGACTATGGCTCCATTACATTGTTGTTTCAAGATGATGTCGGAGGCTTGGAG GTTCTTCCTGTAAGCGGTAGGTACACTCCAGCAAAACCAATTCCTGGAACTGTATTGGTCAATATCGGTGACCTTATGCAGAGATGGACAGCTGATAAATTGGTTTCAACG AAACACAGAGTTCTAATCCCAAAGGAAGAGTTGAAGCAGCGAATTGTGCGAAGGTCACTAGCATTTTTCGTCCATCCAGATGACAAGGTTATGATTGAATGTCTAGATGGATCTAACAAATATCCACCTATTACCTCCATGGGATATCTTCAACAAAGATTTGCAGCAACATATTGA